One region of Macadamia integrifolia cultivar HAES 741 chromosome 11, SCU_Mint_v3, whole genome shotgun sequence genomic DNA includes:
- the LOC122093154 gene encoding fatty acid amide hydrolase-like isoform X2, whose protein sequence is MFKPEFPPQEKEPGVIVMQEDSSAGDRVEVALKCLPPYDPAHQWSGDSFPFLYWKIRDYAHAYRSRHVTPLMVAEKIISVTEEFNNKKPPMPFLISFNAEELRTQAAASTLRFEEGEPLSILDGIFMAIKDDIDCYPYPTKGATTWYHEVRPVKEDAVCVSKLRSCGVIFVGKANMHELGFGTTGNNPNYGTVRNPHALDRYTGGSSSGSAALVASGLCSAALGTDAGGSVRIPSSLCGVVGLKTTYGRTDMKGSPCDYGTLEIIGPIASTVEDVMLVYAAILGSSLADRISLNPSPPCLPNLTSYESSDALRFLRLGKYTEWFNDVYSTDISDKCEEVLNLLSQTHGCEAIEIAIPELHEMRTAQVVSFGSESLCTLNPDCEDGKNARLALDTRTNLALFRSFSASDYVASQRVRRRIMYYHMEIFKKVDIIVTPTTGITAPVIPPSSLNQGETNLQVTGYLMQFVVSANLLGLPAISVPIGHDKQGLPIGLQLIGRPWAEASILRLASAVEELCTDSRKRPSTFYDVLKGN, encoded by the exons AAAAGGAACCTGGTGTAATTGTCATGCAAGAAGATAGTAGCGCTGGTGACCGTGTTGAAGTAGCTTTGAAGTGCCTTCCTCCTTATGATCCTGCTCACCAATGGTCTGGTGactcttttccatttttgtacTGGAAGATCCGTGATTATGCACATGCTTATCGATCTCGACATGTAACTCCATTAATG GTTGCAGAGAAGATTATCTCAGTTACAGAGGAGTTCAACAACAAGAAGCCTCCGATGCCATTCTTGATCAGTTTTAATGCTGAGGAACTGAGGACACAAGCTGCCGCTTCTACACTAAGGTTTGAGGAAG GAGAACCACTTTCTATTTTGGATGGCATTTTCATGGCAATCAAGGATGATATAGACTGTTACCCCTATCCAACGAAGG GTGCAACAACATGGTATCATGAGGTCCGTCCTGTTAAAGAAGATGCAGTTTGTGTTTCAAAATTGCGAAGCTGTGGTGTAATTTTTGTAGGGAAGGCAAATATGCATGAGTTGGGCTTTGGGACTACTGGAAACAATCCAAATTATGG TACAGTGAGGAACCCTCATGCACTAGATAGATATACTGGTGGATCTTCTTCTGGCTCAGCAGCACTTGTAGCTTCTGGACTATGTTCAGCTGCACTGGGAACAGATGCTGGAG GTTCAGTGCGAattccttcttctctctgtgGTGTTGTGGGCTTGAAAACAACATATGGGCGGACTGACATGAAAGG ATCACCCTGTGACTATGGGACTCTGGAAATCATTGGACCAATTGCATCCACAGTTGAGGATGTCATGCTTGT GTATGCAGCAATATTGGGCTCCTCTCTTGCTGATAGAATCAGTTTGAATCCA TCCCCTCCTTGTTTGCCAAATTTGACATCATATGAAAGTTCTGATGCTTTAAGATTTCTACGACTCGGAAAGTATACAGAG TGGTTTAATGATGTCTACTCAACTGATATTTCTGATAAGTGTGAGGAAGTTCTTAACCTGCTATCACAAACTCATGGATGTGAA GCTATAGAGATTGCAATACCGGAGCTGCATGAGATGCGAACTGCCCAAGTTGTTTCATTTGGTTCTGAATCACTATGCACATTAAATCCTGATTGTGAAGATGG GAAAAATGCTCGATTGGCACTTGATACTCGCACTAATTTGGCACTTTTTCGGTCCTTCTCTGCATCAGATTATGTCGCTTCCCAGCGTGTTAG GAGAAGGATCATGTACTATCATATGGAGATTTTCAAGAAGGTTGATATCATAGTAACCCCAACAACAGG CATCACAGCGCCTGTAATACCTCCAAGTTCTCTCAACCAAGGGGAAACAAATTTACAGGTTACAG GATATCTCATGCAGTTTGTAGTATCAGCCAATCTTCTTGGACTCCCTGCCATATCTGTCCCT ATCGGTCATGACAAACAAGGTCTTCCAATTGGCTTGCAACTGATAGGTCGTCCATGGGCTGAAGCTTCAATCTTGCGTTTGGCTTCTGCTGTGGAG GAACTCTGCACAGATTCTAGGAAGAGGCCTTCGACCTTTTATGACGTTCTAAAGGGGAATTAG
- the LOC122094166 gene encoding probable beta-D-xylosidase 6, translating to MFTQWRFFSLLEFLTLLLFISQSITAHPHPEFPCNPPHHSSYAFCNTSLPISTRAQSLISLLTLDEKIQQLSNNVTPIWRLGIPAYEWWSESLHGIADNGPGVTFNGSVSSATSFPQVLVTAASFNRTLWFAIAEAIAVEARAMYNVGQAGLTFWAPNINIFRDPRWGRGQETPGEDPMVAAAYAIEYVRGFQGENRNSDGSRRDDYGSGENNSFLEGSDSNLMLSACCKHFTAYDLEKWGEFSRYNFNAVVSQQDLEDTYQPPFQSCIEEGRASCLMCSYNSVNGIPACARKDILQKAREDWGFKGYITSDCDAVATVYEYHKYVKTPEDAAADVLKAGTDIDCGTFLLRHTQSAIELGKIREEDIDKALLNLFSVQLRLGLYDGDPIKGQFGKLGPLDICTQQHKQLALEAARQGIVLLKNDNRFLPLNKSTVGSLAIIGPAAQNTSILGGGYTGTPCNPISYFEGIKEYTGKVSYASGCLDIKCTAHNGLTEAIQIAKEADVVIVVAGLDLSQENEELDRFSLLLPGKQMDLISTVANSSEKPILLILTGGGPIDVSFAKDDNRIAGIIWVGYPGEVGGQALAELIFGEFNPGGRLPMTWYPESFTDVPMTDMSMRPDPSRRYPGRTYRFYTGDNVYRFGYGLSYTNYTYSFLSVPDKLSLLGSFQKHLYNVRMLSQSRDGHEYVPVDEVESCDALRFHTNVLVTNNGEMDGSHVVLLFSRMPATFRGAPQKQLIGFTRLNTLSHSATATSILVDPCKHLSSVNKHGTRILPLGNHILMLEDLEHSISIQT from the exons ATGTTTACCCAGTGGagattcttctctctcctcgaATTCCTAACTCTGCTGCTCTTCATCTCTCAATCAATCACAGCACACCCACATCCTGAATTCCCATGTAACCCTCCACATCACAGCTCCTACGCCTTCTGCAACACCTCACTCCCCATCTCAACCAGAGCTCAATCTCTAATCTCTCTTCTCACCCTTGATGAGAAGATTCAACAGCTCTCTAACAACGTAACACCAATCTGGAGGCTTGGCATTCCTGCCTACGAATGGTGGTCCGAATCCCTCCACGGTATCGCCGACAACGGCCCTGGTGTTACTTTCAATGGCTCGGTCTCATCCGCCACTAGCTTCCCGCAAGTGCTTGTCACTGCAGCATCCTTCAATAGAACCCTCTGGTTTGCGATTGCTGAGGCAATCGCCGTGGAGGCAAGAGCTATGTATAACGTGGGTCAAGCTGGGTTGACATTCTGGGCACCCAATATCAACATATTCAGAGACCCCAGATGGGGGAGGGGACAAGAGACACCAGGTGAAGATCCCATGGTCGCGGCTGCTTATGCCATCGAGTACGTGAGGGGTTTCCAGGGAGAGAATCGGAACAGTGATGGAAGCAGAAGAGATGATTATGGGTCTGGAGAAAATAATAGTTTTCTGGAGGGGTCTGACAGCAATTTGATGCTCTCCGCGTGTTGCAAGCACTTCACAGCTTATGATCTGGAGAAGTGGGGGGAATTCAGTCGATACAACTTCAATGCTGTG GTTTCACAGCAAGATTTGGAGGACACGTACCAGCCGCCATTTCAGAGCTGTATCGAAGAAGGCAGAGCAAGCTGTCTGATGTGTTCCTACAATTCGGTAAATGGAATCCCCGCGTGTGCAAGGAAGGATATTTTGCAGAAAGCTCGAGAGGATTGGGGATTCAAAGG GTACATCACCTCTGACTGTGATGCAGTGGCCACTGTCTATGAATACCATAAGTATGTAAAGACCCCAGAAGATGCAGCTGCAGATGTTCTCAAAGCAG GAACGGATATTGACTGTGGAACATTTTTGCTTCGTCATACTCAGTCAGCAATTGAACTAgggaagatcagagaagaggaCATAGATAAAGCTCTCCTTAATCTGTTTTCAGTTCAACTGCGTCTTGGTCTTTATGATGGAGACCCAATCAAGGGGCAGTTTGGGAAGTTGGGACCCCTGGATATCTGCACCCAACAACACAAGCAATTGGCACTGGAAGCAGCAAGGCAGGGCATTGTGCTTCTGAAGAATGATAACAGGTTCCTGCCACTGAATAAAAGTACTGTTGGGTCTCTAGCCATCATTGGCCCGGCTGCACAGAATACAAGCATCTTGGGTGGTGGCTACACAG GTACTCCTTGCAATCCTATAAGTTACTTTGAGGGGATTAAAGAATACACGGGGAAGGTTTCATATGCTTCTGGCTGCCTTGACATAAAATGCACAGCTCACAATGGGCTCACCGAAGCCATTCAAATTGCAAAGGAAGCTGATGTTGTAATCGTTGTTGCCGGGCTGGACCTGTCCCAGGAAAATGAGGAACTCGATCGATTTAGCCTTCTGTTGCCTGGTAAACAGATGGATCTCATATCTACCGTTGCCAACTCAAGTGAAAAACCAATACTCCTTATCCTCACTGGAGGTGGCCCTATTGATGTCTCCTTTGCCAAAGATGACAATCGTATTGCTGGCATTATCTGGGTTGGCTACCCAGGTGAGGTTGGTGGACAAGCACTTGCTGAGCTCATCTTTGGAGAATTCAATCCAG GTGGAAGGCTCCCTATGACCTGGTATCCTGAGTCATTCACTGATGTACCAATGACTGATATGAGTATGCGGCCAGATCCCTCACGCCGTTACCCTGGACGAACTTACAGATTTTACACTGGAGATAATGTATACAGATTTGGATATGGCTTGAGCTACACCAATTATACTTACAGTTTTTTATCAGTGCCTGATAAATTAAGTTTGTTGGGTTCCTTCCAAAAGCATCTCTACAACGTCCGCATGCTAAGCCAGAGTAGAGATGGCCATGAATATGTTCCTGTGGATGAGGTTGAGTCCTGTGATGCATTGAGATTTCACACAAACGTATTGGTGACCAATAATGGGGAAATGGATGGGAGCCATGTTGTACTGTTGTTCTCCAGAATGCCTGCCACATTTAGAGGTGCTCCACAGAAACAGCTTATTGGATTCACTCGCTTGAATACTTTGTCCCACAGTGCGACTGCAACAAGCATCTTGGTTGACCCATGCAAGCATCTTAGTTCTGTCAACAAGCATGGAACAAGAATCCTGCCTTTGGGAAACCACATTCTAATGTTAGAAGACTTGGAGCATTCCATCTCAATTCAAACTTAA